The window AAACATTGTGAACTAACATAATGTTACTGATTGAATGACAAGATCCTACTTTTAAACATTGTGAGCTAACATGATGTTACTGATTGAATGACAAGATCCTACTTTTAAACATTGTAAACTAACATAATGTTACTGATTGAATGACAAGATCCTACTTTTAAACATTGTGAGCTAACATGATGTTACTGATTGAATGACAAGATCCTACTTTTAAACATTGTAAACTAACATAATGTTACTGATTGAATGACAAGATCCTACTTTTAAACATTGTGAGCTAACATGATGTTACTGATTGAATGACAAGATCCTACTTTTAAACATTGTAAACTAACATAATGTTACTGATTGAATGACAAGATCCTACTTTTAAACATTGTAAACTAACATAATGTTACTGATTGAATGACAAGATCCTACTTTTAAACATTGTGAACTAACATAATGTTACTGATTGAATGACAAGATCCTACTTTTAAACATTGTGAGCTAACATGATGTTACTGATTGAATGACAAGATCCTACTTTTAAACATTGTAAACTAACATAATGTTACTGATTGAATGACAAGATCCTACTTTTAAACATTGTGAACTAACATAATGTTACTGATTGAATGACAAGATCCTACTTTTAAACATTGTGAACTAACATAATGTTACTGATTGAATGACAAGATCCTACTTTTTAACATTGTGAGCTAACATGATGTTACTGATTGAATGACAAGATCCTACTTTTAAACATTGTAAACTAACATAATGTTACTGATTGAATGACAAGATCCTACTTTTAAACATTGTGAACTAACATAATGTTACTGATTGAATGACAAGATCCTACTTTTAAACATTGTGAGCTAACATAATGTTACTGATTGAATGACAAGATCCTACTTTTAAACATTGTGAGCTAATATGATGTTACTGATTGAATGACAAGATCCTACTTTTAAACATTGTGAGCTAACATGATGTTACTGATTGAATGACAAGATCCTACTTTTAAACATTGTGAGCTAACATGATGTTACTGATTAAATGACAAGATCCTACTTTTAAACATTGTGAACTAACATAATGTTACTGATTGAATGACAAGATCCTACTTTTAAACATTGTGAACTAACATAATGTTACTGATTAAATGACAAGATCCTACTTATAAACATTGTGAACTAACATAATGTTACTGATTAAATGACAAGATCCTACTTTTAAACACTGAACATCAGTTGGCAAGGTGCAGCTTgatgtttaataataaagcaCATACAGTTTTGAAGTAGTTTGTACCTGCAGCAAgtaattaaattatatgtttaaaaaatcaattGATTTGAAAATTCTGTATAAGAATAAAGCAGACACATACTCCTTCCATTGTGTTGTTAGGTTTCTGGCTAATTTAAAAAAGAAGTGTCATTTATCCAACATAAAattgaagtataatttttttagtaGCCACGGGGTAAATGTTTCTTTCAATGTATCCGAGCTATGCAGGAAAAGGATTAATAATTACTTCTTATTTAATTATCATGCATATTTCACtggttaattaattttaatttaaagttaagtgtattaacttcttttttaattttatttacatttttaaagaagTTAGAAAATTGAACATGTATGAAATATCTGACTGACTATTTTACCTGTATTTTTAGCATGTGATTATAATTATGCAATACCATTATATATTACTTTCTTCAAACAATTTAAATGAGTCAACTGGATAACCAGGTAGATATCAcatgcattattttaaataagatgtCTGTACAAATATATGCTACTTGGGTGGGAAGcccattatgctaatataataagttggcaaaaattgatttttaaacataatgaagAAGCTAGATAAGTGTTTTGTTCtccttaaaataaatcatattattatgtttacaaaTCATTGTTTGCCAATTTACCATtacaaatatagaataaaatatttctaaagagTACATGTAACTTAATTAATTCATTGGTGAGATTAGGGGGGGAGAATTTTTTGCCAGTCAAAAGATTTCTGACCTTTTAAATGTTGCCTCGTGATCTTGAGGCTCATCAGAAATATTTTTGAGCAGtaattctttgttgtttattCCACTGttccaataatatatataaaagtaaacacaCTGAAAGTCAAACTGCCCTAAATAAAAACTGCAAACTTCGTTCTTTCACAACAATGACATTCCAATATTTTTTTATGCAACCATTAAATTGTTCACCAGTCACAATCCAGTTAATATATTTTCTCCATCTCACAAAATGCCGTTTACTGCATGGATTTCTTCACACAGAAGATTTACACACTAGCTTAATCCAAAGATGAATTTAAAATGGTCATATAGCAGCATGATGAAGCAAGGGTTAGAAAATTTGATGTTTGGGTTTAAAACATTCAGGTGAGAATGGTTGAAGACAGAAACAGAGTTGCTTGTAGTAAGCCATGAGTGGTGAAGTCAGCAGTTGGAGAATTGATTAATGTGGTTTCTATTCCATGAGAAACTTTGTAAATGATACACAACAAATTAGGAACTGTTGTTAATGGGGTTACACACAGGGCTGTCAAATTCCTTATGAAAGTTGACTGTTCCTCTGTAAGATTTAAAGACACCCTGTCTGTCAAATAtagtggaaaaaatatataaaggagAGAAAAAAGTAGAAGACTGCATTAGAGAGCttctagtttttaaatatattttggacaACCATGCTTCTAGACTGCACTAACACCATGCTGAACATTCAGTGGTCAGTATATCCAACCATTTGTCTGTTCTTATGGACAATGTAGGATTCTAATAAAAACTGAACAAGTAACCTTTCATTCCAAACATTTGAACTGCATAGAGAATTATGTTTTCAGTTGTTACATCTGGTAAAATAACCTGTGGTATGAAAATTGTACATTTGTTAGAACATGTGGtgatatgtaactaatatcatacatttaagTAGATTCAAGTACAGATTTTAGTTAATGTACAAtcattatgtatgtgtgtgtatatatatgttgctaataatgtcattttattgttttaaaacatgacTTTCAAATAGTTATATAATCATAACTCAGCATTATTCAAGTCTTTATGCTATGTCTTTGGACTTACGCTGCTAACTTccggtttcgatacatgtggtgggtaaagcacagatagtccactatgtagctttgtgcttaattctaaacaaacacctGCAATAAATAAGGTATTATCAGATTCTTTAGAAGGTTTTGTTGATTTGGAAAAATGAAGGAAACAAAATGCATTAATGTACAATAATGGTTGTACATTATTTTCAGGTTCTGTGATGTTATGAAAATATGTCTTAGTGATGTGAAAAAATATCGATGTTTATTGAACACGGAAACAAGGACGCCATTAAAAGATTCTCGAATGCATGCGTAATCAGTTGTTAGATTTTTACAATTGTTAGAACGTAGATTCGCCTCGTACCAACTCTGTAAGTTATCCTTTAATAAAGAGTTTTGCaagtaaaaaattgaaaaataattttacaataatctCCACATAAAAGATCATTTCTTTATATACCTATGTATATAACAGAATTAGGCTGccatttttattaagtattttacaaataaagtagCATTAATCGAAATagaatttacacacacacatgtataacaTGATAAACATGGTTATCTTTAAAACACTTTCAAAGCAAAAAATGTGCAAAAGTAACAAGTTAATCTACGTAAGAAAAAAGTCCAACTCTAAGTAGTACTAAAGCTAGTTTAAATTTGGACATGGTCGAGGTTGGTTTTTTCTCACTATTAACCTTATTACAGgtttcagtaaatttaaatttggACATGGTCGAGGTTGGTTTTTTCTCACTATTAACCTTATTACAGGTTTcagtaaaaaaattttaaaataacatattcctATCTAAATTATTAGATTCGGCATCACTGCCAATTAGCCAAGcggttatattaataataattcattttcacaTCTGTTTTTCAAATTAAGGCTGTTTTCTTAATGAACAATAGTGTCGTTCCACTTTCCCAAACAGTCTGAAAATATGTCTTAAGGAAACGTTTTTTAAGTGGTCACACCTTTCCACGACGTTGATCGAGAAGATTTGAGAAATATGCAAACTATTTCTATAATTGGATATACAAGGAGTACATGTTGTTCGTTACAATCTTAACTAAGTACcatcacaaataatgtttaaaataaactgtaatcttattataatggtttgcacaatgggctatcagtggtctgcccaccatgggtatcgaaatcgtgtttctagcgttgtaagtccacagacattccacTCGGGAGCAAGATGCGATGGAGATTATATGCAGTTTCTACGTAAACATAGTTATTGACCAACGGCTAAACTTTACACTAAATTTTTGGCCAAATAAGGCTTTTCCTTCAGTGGAGTATATGCAGTTTCGTTTAGAATAGGTAAAACACTTTGTGACATTTAAACAGCATCCTTGCTATATCCAttgaattttcctttttttacctTTGACCTCTGTCAAATTAAGATAAATGTACAAATTCTAAATAAATGTACTTCTTGTGTGTGGTTTATTACAAGGTACGTTTGTGCCAAGTGTCATTTGACTGAGAGAAATAAAGGAAACTGTAGGATGGAATATGCTTTTGTAACTTTGATTCCATCCACACTTACAATCGAAACATCTATGTGTATTAAACCAAGGTATAAGCTCTCCAAACTTCATGACGATTGGCTAGAAGAAACATGGGAATTACAATGTCTCTTCCTTTCTATTGGTCAGAAATGATTAGTTATTACTTAGTCATTTACTAATATCCATGAAACAGCTACTCTGCAATCATACTTTGGCCAACTTaacacaataaaatgttaatttttttaaaaacttaaaaactagagaacaacattttgatgaTAAAGCTGCAaataacttgaataaaaaaacaaataaataatattaactatatgTTGATTTACAACAATAGCTATCgattttaagttaattattaatgtttgacGGATCAATTTGATACACAGCTTCAGTTTCAGAAATATTATCTgacgttttaatatatcattattaaaCAACTATGTACATAAGGAATAACATTACATAACGTTTCTCTCTGAATgtaaacattttgatattattgtataaaaaacaaacaaataacaaaaacatatttacattgttttaccatataatacaatgaaatatcCGACAGACTAGAAAACAGATCTTTGAAGAAAACggaacaaataatataatacaatctGGGGTACcatgttttataaatgtacattaaATACGTTCTCAGTTCTTATCCTCAACAGACAACATCGAGGAAGAGGCAGACTGGGTGCGAAGTTTTATTTGGCTCCAACTGAAACCAGTGGTACCATCAGGACCTCTGGGAAGTCTAATCACCCCATCAGGAATAAGTAGTCGAGAATTGTGAGCAGCACCATTATGACCTTTTTCTTTGGCTGCCATTATACGTCGCTGCACCCATGGGCTAACCAAAGTTACTTTTTGACTGGACGAATCCCCATCAGAATAACTATTAGATTTCTTGCGTATTGAGGGCTTGCAAACGTTTTCTTGGAAACTGCTACGACTCTCAGAGACTTTCTGGTTATAACTGAAACTGTGGGGACGAATAACTGATTCTTGACTATATTTTTGTAAGGAGAAGTATTTAAAGTCTGAAGATGAATGTTCCTTCTCTGAGCAATTACTGACTTTGGATGATTCAGATTTTCTAAGCTGGCTTAACAAATCCTGCCgcttctcttttttcttttcatttcctTTGCCTTTCTTGTCATTTTTATCGTTATTCGGGTTCAAAGAAGTTTTTTCAACAAGAGGAATAACATGTATGTAACGCCAATCAACATGCTTAGAAAGGAAGTCCTTTGAAGCGAAAGCCACACTCTCGTGTTTCTCGAATTCAACCAAAGCACAAACACTAGCGCCTATCTCTGGATGTTTATGAAGAAATTTCTTGATATCAGTGGGAATTACTCCATCAGGACGAACAATTCTGATGAGAGTAATATCGCCACACTTCGAAAATATTTCTCCAACATTTTCGACCGTGGGCTTTTCGAAAGGTAACTTGAATGCAACTATAGTTCTAGATGGCGCTGTTTCATCGTAATCAGGTAAGGGTTCTTTCCTTCGAACCTTGGTGCCATCgttatttatttctaacttttctGATCGTTTTAAACTATGAGCCAAAACTTTCCAATTTTTGGTATATCTCTTTACTTTTCGAAATGAAGCTATAAGTTTTAAACTTACGTATCCTTGCTTATTTCGACGTACATGCTTTAACAGAAAAGGATCTTTCAGAAGGCCAGCGTTGGAAAAATAATACTCAACctgttttatgatatttttcatcAAGTCTTCGTTAGGTTCTGGAAAATCCTCATCAGTAGTGGGTGAACATTCTATTCCAGAGTCTTTTCCTTTATCACTGtctgaatattctttgtaataacCAAGAGAATTTCTATTTTCTAAGTCTTTGTCTCCCTCGTTACTGCTACCTGTTGTTGACGAGCTGGAATCGTAGCATTCTCCGTCCATCTCATTAGTACGGGCTGAAAGAAACGACAATCCTTTATTTCTAGAACCGTTGCTGTCAAGTAGATCACGACTTGGAGGTGAAGACAAATGATTATATTCTTCTCcgttgtttaacattttaaaattgttatgaaCCTCGATAATCATAATTTATACTTTTCACTCGCACCACCTCTCGACTTACTCCTAGATGGGTAAATTCAAGAATAGGCTTAAGCTTTCAGTTAGTTCGAACGTTATATATAAGCAGGCACGTGCTGTGGAATTCCACATATTGATTACACTTCGCTTTTTAGTGATTGGCTAGGAGTTCTGACATCATGTGGTTGCTAAGAGATCGAACATGGATTACTGCCAAAAAATGACGTTAAAGTCAACCTAAATATAATGGGAAATGAAAGTTGTTaattagtaatattaaatatagttgGTAACaactttttgtaaaatgtttcaactagatattatttcaaaataataataatatttactatgAGTCATTGCAAAACGTAATACATGATACAAAAACGTGATCTAGCAATTACGTCATAGAAGGCGGAGGTAGGATGGTGTGATTGCCTCGTGACTCTCTTTTAACGTATGATGTAAACACGTGGGGACATTCCACAATAATAAGAACCGATTCTGAAATATAGGCGTTCGTTTTTTCGTGAAACCAACAATTAATGATAGAAAAATGAGTGAAGTACGTTTTAGCTTTTCTAAAGAATGGTGTATAAAAGGgatattataaatatctgttaaAAGGTTAAGATGAAAGTCCACTGTAGGTAAAATAATGCAATATGTTAATAAAgcaattcaaatattttgaagcGGAAAGTTTGATACAAGGTCTTTGAATATTAGACAAATTTTTGCTTTTTCTATTGCAGTATTACCAAAGTAAACCTAGCATGAATTTTCCGATTCATCATTGTCCAGGGTTACTGTTTAGGGGTGGAATTCCCCGAAATCTGTATATAACTCAGTGATAAATGATGaatcaaataatatatgtatatattcaaagGTTATTGAAAGACATAGAACAGTGAGCAAGTATTCACAAATTAGTCCTCTGTTTCTAGCTGTCTTACTCATTCGTATTTAGAATTTGTATATTAACGCCTGCATAGAAagattagtttaaaaattattaacaggTGTATTATTACACAAGCTACCCATCAAGAATATACATTAACTGAACCAATaagaattttatctttaaaacctgggattaatagtgttataaaaataacaatattccaAGGTTAACTGAATGTCCatctcaaataaatttatttgcacTATTAACATTGAACTGTGTCACTTATTCAATATTTCACTCACATATTACTCCTGTTTATATCGTATTCTTGTTTCTACATGTTCCACGAAACTTCTCGATTCTTAACGTATATGAAATTTTTTGATCTTAATTTTATGTGCTCTCCAgcaaatatgtaaattaaaagattaaatatagagctcaaatatttaaaattaattcttataTCATGTGGGAATATCAAATTATTGTTCAACCAGTACCTTGATGAACgaaaataagtaattttgttttggCTCTTCGCCGGTTTTCGGCGTTCGGACTCTCTAGATGACTGATAAGCGATATATGCACCGGAGATAGAGCAAGTGTGTCAAGTAGTTCTCGGTATCTAGCTTCTAATGACCTGTAGAAGAGAAAATCGAGATgacttttgtattgttttaaacggGCTTCCGCACCTTACTTACATATAGAGTGCTAACGCTATCTCCAATCATTAGAAGTTTCATTTCACTAAGAAACTGTTCCGAAACATTTTGAGCAAATCCACTTTAGGCCTATCTACGAGCTGTACAAGCATTTTAATCGGCTTACTATTTTTGAGAAATACTGGGTAAGAATATCTGAGTAGAAAGATAAGCTGGTTTGATCTGATATCTTGTGTTTGAGTATTCAAAAACTATAATTACatcctttgatagattgtttaggcagagtattcatgatgaaactttgtagaatggacggcaacttcctgttgtggagacgaaaggcggaagacttttgaaacgtcgtcctctacacttgtgtctccgcaacaggcagttgtcgtccattctacaaagtttcatcacatCCACCCAGGTGTTCATATGCCCATAGGTATTCTGTTGTATTTCAGCGTTAATGTTAGAAAATCAACAATTAGTTACTAGAACATTTTTTACATGTTCTTTGAATAATTAACAGATATATTTAACCCAGGAGTTTTGCAAACGTTTACATGACATATTCTGTAAATAATTAACAGACGTTCATGACCTATAAGATCTCCAAAATTTTATTAATGAGAAACGTTCTTGAcatattttgtgtataattaaTAGAGATTCTAAATTCATGGGTTTCGCAAACACTTATCAGAATAATTCTTGACATATTTTGGGAGTAATTAGCATATAAGCTTTTTATACATTTCAAGTTACGGAAATTTCCAAACATTTAGatgcacaaaaataaattattggataattcgaataaataaatatttgtattcttcacaaacattcttaacatacgtcgataaacaaaattatattaatataatggtAGCTAGAAATAGATATAAATAAGTATTGTGTATACTATTGTAACTACCTGAAGTTAACATGGTGGGCACTGTCATCGTGAATATTGTATGCTATACATCAAACActagacaaacaaataaacctcatGCACctgttttatcagtatgttcCAGGTTTATCTTTAATGtacaagtatatatacatacgagGTGTCATTTTCGTCCATTTCCTAATCATAATAGGAAACTGTCTGAATGACATGATGTTTCACGAACCAATCATATTCTAATAATTCAAGTGGTCTTAATGGCCATTGTTCAGTACTTTGTTATTCATTGAAAAATAGCTCGTGGTTTTTATCCCTACTTGATTAGTGCAAGATATGGCCTTGGATAGCGTTAGGCGGGTTGTACTATCAAAAACACCCTCAAGGTTAATTGATACGAAATTATATGaagaataaatcaaataaaagacTTCTGGTCTATGTgtactttgttattttttgtcttgtttttttaacacacaGCTACGTTATCGGTTTCTCGTCTACCAGGGAAAATTTAACCTGAAATTTAAGGGTgctaagtctgtaaacttactacCGATAAAATTATCGTTgagttaatttaattataattagattaattgaataaagttgtaattttttaacGCACAACTACACTATTGACTATCTATGCCTTGTCCACCACGGATAATTtaacccaggattttagcgtggtaagttGTAAACATGCAACTGATCCTCTAGGAGATTTAAAGAAAGAGATTAGTCGTAAATTCCACAATGAGACAAAATACTTTATCTGTGTGTTTGATAAAGCAAACAACAGAATTCAATGAATGTCTGACGAATAAAACTATGATCAAACGTTTGTCTTTTCAAACATGAAAAGaatctttattaaacaaaacacgTGAAGGAGACTGAGAGAATCACCTACAACATAAATATTTGGGTAACGTCAGGTATTCCAGGGTCACTAACATCACTTGGCCATTACTATTAATAAAGATAGGGAAgacaatactttaaatatttctgaacGTCTATGTGACTGATTCGACACAAGAATCCATTTTAGAAGTGTAAATTAAGTCTCCAGCGACATCGCCCATGGAAAGATTCAAAATCACTAAAGGGAAAAATCCTTGACAAAATGTGATTAGCAGCTCAAAACTAGTGAACTCCATGCTGCATATTAACACATATAGTAAGACGTGTTGTTGCAAAGAAATATTTACGTTAAGAGAACTTGCTCATTTTTTAAGTTAAAGATTTTAAATTGccgaaaagtttaattttaatttagaagttaattggtttttgttttgaatttcgcacaaagcaacacgagcgCTGTCTGCACGAGCcttccctagtttagcagtataagactagagggaaggcagctagtcatcaccacgcactgtcaactcttgggctactcttttactaacgaatagtaggattgaccgtaacattataacgctcacacagctgaagggcgagcatgtttggtatgacggagatttgaactcgcgactctcgaATTAAGAATCGAgtggccttaaccacctggccatgccgggccattagaattaattaaatgtcgatacgtatataaatttatgatgcttaccaacaagatttatacaaacagttttctttattaacacaaatatattttaatagacaaacaataatacaatttataataacaattattacaaataaggatttacatacaaaagttcaaaacttataaacaatactgaatcttagatctggtctggaactgaatatttcatcggCTGTTCagggagagcgaattaattctaatatttatggtaaagctttataaagttacaaagAATATTATGTCTTCTATCCGGTATGGAACAGAATACTTTGCTGACAGTTTATGAGGCGCAATTTACATTTATGTtaatacacaggtacacttcacttgaagggaatgctagctagctatATTTTTCACACATGAGATTTTTTCTCGGTAGAAATATcgaatgttctcgtagaaatactaacgtctgaagttaattctctgaagttgaacgctttgaaatctataaacgtttctggtcaaatatctgtagttttgcgattaataagcgtttgtcataattatagctttcgatgcttatagtatattgactgtagTAGACCAACAATATTATGAAATGTGGCTCGGCTAAGTGTTTTCGTAAAATATGTAATGTTGATTTTTCCTtacgagaatcttctacaaatttagagaacagatgggcatttaacaatataggttacgtgcatttctaaatacatattagactgaaacaaacatagatagatattaaaataaatatacattagtaaatccgttacaaaaaGTAAACAAGAAATGTAATTCTTTTCAAGTTAAAGATCCATATAAAGAAGACAAGCCCATTCTTCTAAGTTAAGAGACGCACTTTTAcgttttacatattattattattgttttactcgTCAATTTTATGTTTGAATTCGTCATATTAAACTCAGTTGATTCGAtggatttttatatattttatttcacgtaGAGCTTTAAATGTATATGCGCTGGCCGTCTCAAACTTTGACGGAATACAGGGAATACATCTAATTAACACTACCCGTCGCcagctctcgggctactcttgTCAAATCGAACAGTGAGATGTAACGGTAACTGTTATAACGCATAAAAGTGCGCGAACCAATGAACTTCAGCTTCACAGACACATTCTCCAATAGGTCTTTCTCGGCTCTCGACCATGTAAAACTGTAATTGTGACGACAGTGGTTGAAatatgtattggtgaagttgtgtttaacatatttatactTAGAAGATTATGTTAGATTGTTTTATACCGATATTCGACATTGATAAACCACTTGTTATTTAGTGAAACAGAAATGAGCCAtcagcaataaaaaaacaacaacaacaacattgaaatCAAAGCAATAACAAAATAGAAACACATGCGCAGCTGTGGCATTTACGTCAATACAGAATATTACCACAATCAGATGAACTTTGTAACGTAACATAATACATTACAAACTGAGAAAATTTAATCATATGATAGATAGAACAGCATTTCCCTTAAGACAGCTGTATATGGAATACTGCCAATGATAACATTGAGAAGCAGTGACCTCGTAAGCTCTCTGAGTATATGACCCATGACCCAGCTTATGAACTCAGGAAACTGTAGTTGATGtactatttttaaacttttttcgtTTAGAATCTGTAATGAGTTAAGTAAGAGGGATCAAAACAAtgtatttgaaatacttttgaTGCAGTTCTTGTtagattaatatcaaaacaatGTATTTGAATACACAGGTGCTAGAAGTAGAGCAGAAGAAAATAAATGCATTATGGttgggccccggcatggtcaagtggacaagacactcgactcgtaatctgagggtcacgggttgcgccaaacatgctcaccctt of the Tachypleus tridentatus isolate NWPU-2018 chromosome 13, ASM421037v1, whole genome shotgun sequence genome contains:
- the LOC143240598 gene encoding la-related protein 6-like, which produces MIIEVHNNFKMLNNGEEYNHLSSPPSRDLLDSNGSRNKGLSFLSARTNEMDGECYDSSSSTTGSSNEGDKDLENRNSLGYYKEYSDSDKGKDSGIECSPTTDEDFPEPNEDLMKNIIKQVEYYFSNAGLLKDPFLLKHVRRNKQGYVSLKLIASFRKVKRYTKNWKVLAHSLKRSEKLEINNDGTKVRRKEPLPDYDETAPSRTIVAFKLPFEKPTVENVGEIFSKCGDITLIRIVRPDGVIPTDIKKFLHKHPEIGASVCALVEFEKHESVAFASKDFLSKHVDWRYIHVIPLVEKTSLNPNNDKNDKKGKGNEKKKEKRQDLLSQLRKSESSKVSNCSEKEHSSSDFKYFSLQKYSQESVIRPHSFSYNQKVSESRSSFQENVCKPSIRKKSNSYSDGDSSSQKVTLVSPWVQRRIMAAKEKGHNGAAHNSRLLIPDGVIRLPRGPDGTTGFSWSQIKLRTQSASSSMLSVEDKN